A segment of the Leptolyngbya sp. NIES-3755 genome:
AAGCCACTTTACCTAAGCGAAAAGCTGTCATTCCTAAACGTTATGGTTTTGAGTTACTAAACACAGTGATTTTTGAGCGGGAAGATTTAGCAAAATGTGCAGAAAAAGTCTACATGGATGGCGATCGAGAAGTTCCCGATCCAAAATCTGTGTTTGACTTTAAACCAGATTCCCCTTCTGCTAAAGAATTTGATGATTTAGCGATCGAAGTTTTGCAAAAAATAGGAATGATGCCATGAGCCTAAACCCATCTCTGCTTCCCGTTAAAAAAATCAAATCTAGCCAAGCTCGATCAATGTATCCCTCAGAAGTGATTGAGCAAGCCGCAAACGCAATTCTTGAAGCAGAGGGAACGATTAACCCAATTGTGGTTCGTCAGCTTAATTATCAGGAGTTTGAAGTGATTGATGGACACTTGGAATACCATGCGGCAGCCCGTGCAAAAGAACTTGATTTAGCCGGAGGTGAAATGATCGATGCGATCGTTGTTGAACCCGAAAACGAAGCCGCAATCTTAGAGCAAATTCGATTACTTCGATCGAGTAAACAATCTGAAACTCCGATGCAATCCACTTCTGATTCTTCTTCTGCGATTAAACATCGTCTAACGAATCTCGAAAAGCAGATTGAAAACCAACTCGGTGAACTGAATC
Coding sequences within it:
- a CDS encoding hypothetical protein (similar to AA sequence:cyanobase_aa:Cyan7425_5082) — translated: MSLNPSLLPVKKIKSSQARSMYPSEVIEQAANAILEAEGTINPIVVRQLNYQEFEVIDGHLEYHAAARAKELDLAGGEMIDAIVVEPENEAAILEQIRLLRSSKQSETPMQSTSDSSSAIKHRLTNLEKQIENQLGELNRKLLDLNQPRNSQQQMAELIHTTVSAVMKEQVSTIVQQIVQEVGTSRKKAIVPVEELEERVKTEGFEKLTAAELKSLAKGRGLTGYSSKRKADLIAFIKQSEV